A window of the Desulforapulum autotrophicum HRM2 genome harbors these coding sequences:
- a CDS encoding exodeoxyribonuclease III — MNNKKLRLVSWNVNGLRAAVKKDFLKSMEQLDADVLMLQETKLSEDQRTDEMLLVDGYDSHWAYSSVKKGYSGVAAYTRPVPLAVAPGIGIERFDNEGRILELDFEDFILFNVYFPNGQMSDERLQYKMDFYEAFFAHADRLRKKGRSLVITGDFNTAHNEIDLKNPKPNSKRSGFLPVEREVLDRLVERGYVDTFRHFNPDTVKYSWWSYRFNARANNAGWRIDYFFVTQDIIDKGWVTRTFIDNDILGSDHCPVGIELTL, encoded by the coding sequence ATGAATAATAAAAAACTACGGCTGGTCTCGTGGAACGTGAACGGCCTCAGGGCCGCTGTTAAAAAAGATTTCTTGAAATCCATGGAACAGCTTGATGCGGACGTCCTCATGCTCCAGGAGACAAAGCTGTCCGAGGATCAGCGAACCGACGAGATGCTCCTTGTGGACGGGTATGACTCCCATTGGGCCTACTCGAGTGTCAAAAAGGGGTACAGCGGGGTTGCCGCCTATACAAGACCCGTTCCCTTGGCCGTGGCCCCGGGCATCGGGATTGAACGATTTGACAATGAAGGCCGTATCCTTGAGCTTGATTTTGAAGATTTTATCCTCTTTAACGTCTACTTTCCCAACGGTCAGATGAGCGACGAGAGACTCCAGTATAAAATGGATTTTTACGAGGCTTTCTTTGCCCATGCCGACCGATTAAGGAAAAAAGGAAGAAGCCTTGTCATCACGGGAGATTTCAACACAGCCCACAACGAAATCGACCTTAAAAACCCGAAACCCAACAGCAAACGGTCGGGTTTTCTGCCCGTGGAACGTGAAGTTCTGGACAGACTTGTGGAACGCGGGTATGTGGATACCTTTCGTCACTTTAATCCTGACACCGTCAAATATTCGTGGTGGTCCTACCGTTTCAATGCAAGGGCCAACAATGCCGGCTGGCGCATCGATTATTTTTTTGTCACCCAGGACATCATTGACAAGGGATGGGTCACCCGTACCTTTATCGACAACGATATCCTGGGGTCGGACCACTGCCCCGTGGGCATTGAACTGACCCTTTAA
- a CDS encoding cytochrome c family protein produces MNPIKMAGFVVTAFIFSLGLVSAAPHMKTDTDFYPYAPSLLKWDKTTAEFTDPATCGECHPEKYEEWQGSMHAMAFKDPIYQGELNLAREEAGHDTARLCEGCHTPAAVVTGEVKGTPDFKGLSPLAMAGVSCDVCHSVKDHTGWQTPYHQPENGSLVLSPGREEDGEAMLTKYGPMEPYDGCGDDFHTCVQSKLHTTSELCASCHQVFNARTHTPLEATYQEWKEGAYSTHDIQCQDCHMVDTATFKRSADQFVKPASGEHRHYFNGANLLLYSMTANAAQKAGNEALAANAREKYTMAEARLKAAAELEVSGGYTNGRLTEIHVRVKNVRAGHNLPTSLTNIREMWLEVTASDGTGKTIISTGTVDDRGKIADGAKIFNTMGQDANFKFSIHPWEIETFSKKETIPPKGSRVVVYGINPEGTGPVTIHARLQFRQASQAIAEKLYSLFPDPALAEKTYGVKQLPMIPVVEMTSTTVVLKDQI; encoded by the coding sequence ATGAACCCGATAAAGATGGCAGGTTTTGTCGTGACGGCATTCATATTTTCCCTTGGCCTTGTTTCGGCAGCGCCCCATATGAAAACCGACACCGACTTTTATCCCTATGCCCCTTCCCTTTTAAAATGGGACAAAACAACGGCTGAATTCACCGATCCTGCCACCTGTGGCGAGTGCCACCCGGAAAAGTACGAAGAGTGGCAGGGTTCCATGCACGCCATGGCCTTTAAAGACCCCATTTACCAGGGAGAGTTAAACCTTGCCAGGGAAGAAGCCGGACATGACACGGCCCGGTTGTGCGAAGGCTGCCACACCCCTGCCGCCGTGGTTACGGGCGAAGTAAAGGGCACACCGGACTTCAAGGGCTTGAGCCCCCTTGCCATGGCCGGAGTGTCCTGCGATGTGTGCCACTCGGTCAAGGATCACACGGGCTGGCAGACCCCCTATCACCAGCCTGAAAACGGATCCCTGGTCCTCTCACCGGGTCGGGAAGAGGATGGGGAGGCGATGCTCACAAAATACGGCCCCATGGAACCCTATGATGGGTGCGGGGACGATTTTCACACCTGTGTACAATCCAAACTTCACACCACATCGGAACTGTGCGCCTCCTGCCACCAGGTGTTCAACGCCCGGACCCACACACCCCTTGAGGCCACCTACCAGGAGTGGAAGGAGGGTGCCTATTCCACACACGACATCCAATGCCAGGATTGTCACATGGTCGACACTGCGACATTTAAGCGATCGGCAGACCAGTTTGTAAAACCTGCATCAGGCGAACACCGCCACTACTTTAACGGAGCCAACCTGCTGCTGTACAGCATGACTGCCAATGCGGCCCAAAAGGCCGGAAACGAGGCCCTTGCCGCCAATGCCCGGGAAAAGTACACAATGGCCGAGGCCAGGCTTAAGGCCGCAGCCGAGCTTGAGGTGTCAGGGGGATATACCAACGGCAGGCTTACTGAAATCCATGTCCGGGTCAAAAACGTCCGGGCTGGTCACAACCTGCCCACCTCTTTGACCAATATCCGTGAAATGTGGCTGGAGGTGACGGCAAGCGACGGGACCGGAAAGACCATCATATCCACGGGAACCGTGGATGACAGGGGGAAAATCGCAGATGGTGCGAAAATTTTCAACACCATGGGACAGGATGCAAACTTCAAATTTTCCATTCACCCCTGGGAAATAGAGACCTTCTCTAAAAAAGAAACCATTCCCCCAAAGGGATCCCGGGTTGTGGTGTATGGAATAAATCCGGAAGGAACGGGACCCGTGACGATCCATGCCAGGCTTCAATTCCGCCAGGCAAGCCAGGCAATTGCGGAAAAACTTTACAGCCTGTTTCCCGACCCGGCACTTGCTGAAAAAACCTATGGGGTCAAACAATTACCCATGATTCCCGTTGTGGAGATGACCTCCACAACGGTTGTATTAAAGGATCAGATTTAA
- a CDS encoding ferredoxin-thioredoxin reductase catalytic domain-containing protein gives MEIKAFYEKLRKIHEPKGYFFNNDTNLVYELLEALLQNKETYGYMACPCRLASGDKENDRDIFCPCDYREPDVAEYGSCFCGLYVSKAYQKGQVEPRYVPERRDPDKMF, from the coding sequence ATGGAGATTAAGGCATTTTACGAGAAGCTCAGGAAAATCCATGAACCCAAGGGGTATTTTTTTAACAATGATACCAACCTTGTTTATGAATTGCTTGAAGCCCTTCTCCAGAACAAGGAAACCTATGGATACATGGCCTGCCCGTGCAGGCTTGCCTCAGGGGATAAGGAAAATGACCGGGATATTTTCTGCCCCTGTGATTATCGAGAACCCGACGTTGCCGAATATGGTTCGTGCTTTTGCGGCCTTTATGTGTCAAAGGCTTATCAAAAGGGCCAGGTAGAGCCCAGGTATGTGCCTGAACGACGGGATCCGGACAAGATGTTTTAA
- a CDS encoding glutaredoxin family protein translates to MGYDKAKIYSLSTCSHCKAAKRFLGECKVKYEFVDVDSLTGEERKAIIADIKELNPRCSFPTIVIGDAVIVGFHEDKIKEALGIKDGD, encoded by the coding sequence ATGGGATATGATAAAGCAAAGATTTATTCGCTGAGTACCTGCAGTCATTGCAAGGCTGCCAAACGCTTTCTTGGTGAGTGTAAGGTCAAGTACGAGTTTGTGGATGTGGACAGTCTCACCGGCGAAGAACGCAAGGCTATCATTGCCGATATCAAGGAGTTAAATCCTAGATGTTCCTTTCCCACCATTGTTATCGGGGATGCCGTTATTGTGGGATTCCATGAGGATAAAATCAAGGAGGCTCTGGGAATAAAGGATGGAGATTAA
- a CDS encoding 2-oxoacid:acceptor oxidoreductase subunit alpha, with amino-acid sequence MTTDLTLKIGGEAGQGIQTIGTLLAEVCHRAGLFTFSVDDFESRIRGGHNFNLLRVSDVPIAAPGNAIDILVAIDDKTLALNQKNLTPTAISILNSTKRERSSASTLHLPLEELAKQAGNAITANTVAAGAALSIMGAPFDLLKTVLENRFKAKGDKIVTLNLTAAQKGYDETRKIRTAKKLDWHGQPNNRILMTGAKAAALGAIASDCRFYSFYPMSPATGVITNVVPYAKTLPLVIEQAEDEIAAVGMAIGASFAGVRALTSTSGGGFCLMTESLGLAAISETPLVIINAQRPGPATGLATRTAQADLLFSIQASQDDFPRFVLAPSSPMATFRLTKKAFTLAERYQVPVIILLDQFLTTTRVSQEAFPDMDPELETFIVKDEDMANPEAYKRYQFTDSGISPRALPCMGKALVRGLGNEHDETGHITEDPELRVKMMDKRNAKINAMQAEMEMPRASHLESNTLFVAWGSPGGVVEEAAERLRKEGIDLGWVIFEEIWPMDPDRIRKILDNKRLIMVEQNATAQLGRLIAQETGIKPTLSILKYDGRPFFPDYIIDRAKEIIA; translated from the coding sequence ATGACAACGGATCTAACACTTAAAATAGGCGGAGAGGCAGGCCAGGGAATCCAGACCATCGGGACCCTGCTTGCAGAGGTTTGCCACCGGGCCGGCCTCTTTACCTTTTCTGTGGACGACTTTGAATCAAGGATCAGGGGTGGGCACAACTTCAATCTTTTACGCGTCAGCGATGTACCCATTGCCGCTCCTGGCAACGCCATCGACATTCTTGTTGCCATTGACGACAAGACCCTGGCGCTGAACCAGAAAAACCTGACCCCCACGGCCATCTCCATCCTCAACTCAACAAAACGGGAACGATCCAGCGCCTCGACCCTTCATCTTCCCCTGGAGGAACTTGCAAAACAGGCCGGCAACGCCATCACTGCAAACACGGTGGCAGCAGGGGCGGCCCTTTCCATCATGGGCGCTCCGTTTGATCTTTTAAAAACGGTTCTGGAAAACCGCTTCAAGGCAAAGGGGGATAAGATCGTCACCCTCAACCTCACTGCGGCCCAAAAGGGATATGATGAGACCAGAAAAATCCGGACCGCCAAAAAACTTGACTGGCACGGCCAACCGAACAACAGAATTCTCATGACCGGGGCAAAGGCCGCAGCCCTTGGCGCCATTGCCTCTGATTGCCGTTTTTACTCGTTCTACCCCATGAGCCCAGCCACCGGGGTCATCACCAATGTGGTGCCCTACGCCAAAACCCTGCCCCTGGTCATTGAACAGGCCGAGGATGAAATCGCAGCCGTGGGCATGGCCATCGGGGCATCCTTTGCCGGTGTACGGGCACTCACAAGCACCTCAGGGGGCGGTTTCTGCCTCATGACTGAATCATTGGGCCTTGCCGCCATATCCGAGACCCCCCTTGTCATCATCAATGCCCAGCGCCCCGGGCCAGCAACCGGTCTTGCCACCCGTACAGCCCAGGCAGACCTGCTGTTTTCCATACAGGCATCCCAGGATGATTTTCCACGATTTGTCCTTGCCCCGTCATCCCCCATGGCCACCTTCAGGCTGACAAAAAAAGCGTTCACCCTGGCCGAAAGATACCAGGTGCCGGTAATCATACTGCTGGACCAGTTCCTCACCACCACCCGGGTAAGCCAGGAGGCGTTTCCTGACATGGACCCGGAACTTGAAACCTTTATTGTCAAGGACGAGGACATGGCAAACCCGGAAGCATACAAACGCTATCAATTCACGGACAGCGGAATATCCCCAAGGGCCCTTCCCTGCATGGGCAAGGCCCTTGTCAGGGGGCTTGGCAACGAGCACGACGAGACCGGACACATCACTGAAGATCCAGAACTCAGGGTGAAAATGATGGACAAACGGAACGCCAAAATCAATGCCATGCAGGCTGAAATGGAGATGCCCCGGGCAAGCCACCTTGAAAGCAATACGCTGTTTGTGGCCTGGGGAAGCCCGGGCGGTGTGGTCGAGGAGGCAGCAGAGCGCCTGCGCAAGGAGGGAATCGACCTTGGATGGGTGATCTTTGAAGAGATCTGGCCCATGGACCCGGACAGGATCAGAAAAATCCTCGACAACAAACGACTCATCATGGTCGAGCAGAACGCCACGGCCCAGCTTGGACGGCTCATTGCCCAGGAGACAGGGATAAAACCCACCCTCTCCATCCTCAAGTACGACGGCAGACCCTTTTTTCCCGATTACATCATTGACAGAGCAAAGGAGATCATAGCGTAA
- a CDS encoding ferritin family protein — MSFNYIDEILAYAIEKEEEAVAFYQELAQKEKFAALKETFNSFANEEKKHAKMITDLSKDRSKIETYEIKSVPDLKISDYLVDIDYEEGMLMPDILRVAMKREEQAVHLYKDLGAKSNDPGLQKIFELLAQEESKHKLALESMYDDFLADNEN, encoded by the coding sequence ATGTCGTTCAACTACATCGATGAAATCCTTGCCTATGCCATTGAAAAGGAAGAGGAGGCCGTCGCATTTTATCAGGAACTGGCTCAAAAAGAGAAATTCGCAGCGCTGAAAGAGACCTTTAACAGCTTTGCCAATGAAGAGAAAAAACACGCAAAAATGATAACGGATCTCTCCAAGGACAGATCAAAGATCGAAACCTATGAAATTAAATCCGTCCCAGATCTCAAGATAAGCGACTATCTCGTGGATATTGACTATGAAGAGGGAATGCTCATGCCCGACATCCTCAGAGTTGCCATGAAACGCGAGGAGCAGGCCGTTCACCTGTACAAAGACCTTGGGGCCAAATCAAACGACCCGGGGCTTCAGAAAATTTTTGAACTCCTGGCCCAGGAAGAGTCAAAGCACAAACTTGCCCTGGAGTCCATGTACGACGATTTTCTGGCTGACAACGAAAACTGA
- the icd gene encoding isocitrate dehydrogenase (NADP(+)), with translation MAEKNVKKTGSTKGEYPLGTVDAPVVPFIEGDGIGPDVWRAARMVLEAGVKAVHGGDRKIQFVEVLAGEKSFRQSGQWLPQETLDVIKRYKIAIKGPLTTPVGEGQRSINVTLRQELELFCGVRPIRYIPGVPSPVKSPELTDVVIFRENMEDLYRGIEWEAGSKDALEIIAFLAKRGITLAPDTGIGIKPMSRSNTQRLVAKAIEFAIKNHRTSVTLMHKGNIMKFTEGAFKRWGYEVAAERFPDQTITEQALFERFDGKQPPGRVVIKDRIADSLFQQLLLRPDEYDVIAAPNLNGDYVSDALAAQVGGLGLSPGANMGEEIAFFEATHGTAPKYAGLDKVNPGSLILSGVMMLEHMGWNEAAGKITRALEQTISEKIVTYDLARQIPGAVEVKCSAFARAICDRMV, from the coding sequence ATGGCGGAAAAAAATGTAAAAAAGACCGGGTCAACCAAGGGTGAATACCCCCTAGGAACGGTTGATGCTCCCGTCGTTCCCTTTATTGAGGGTGACGGCATCGGGCCCGATGTCTGGCGTGCCGCAAGGATGGTTCTGGAAGCAGGGGTTAAGGCCGTCCATGGCGGGGACAGGAAAATTCAATTTGTGGAGGTGCTTGCCGGGGAAAAGTCCTTCAGGCAGTCCGGCCAGTGGCTGCCCCAGGAGACCCTGGATGTGATAAAACGTTATAAAATCGCCATCAAAGGACCCTTGACCACCCCGGTGGGGGAGGGACAGAGAAGCATCAACGTTACGTTGCGCCAGGAGCTTGAGCTGTTCTGCGGGGTCAGACCCATACGTTACATCCCTGGCGTTCCAAGCCCTGTAAAATCACCTGAACTGACGGATGTGGTGATTTTCCGGGAGAACATGGAGGACCTTTACCGGGGGATTGAGTGGGAGGCCGGCTCAAAGGATGCCCTTGAGATAATTGCATTTCTTGCCAAACGGGGAATAACCCTTGCCCCGGATACAGGTATAGGCATCAAGCCCATGAGCCGGTCCAACACCCAGCGGCTTGTGGCAAAGGCCATTGAATTTGCCATCAAGAATCATCGCACCAGTGTCACCCTCATGCACAAGGGAAACATCATGAAGTTCACCGAAGGGGCCTTCAAACGATGGGGGTATGAGGTGGCAGCAGAGCGGTTTCCCGATCAAACCATTACTGAACAAGCGCTGTTTGAGCGTTTTGACGGCAAACAGCCCCCTGGACGGGTTGTTATCAAGGACAGGATTGCCGACAGCCTTTTCCAGCAGTTGCTGCTGAGACCCGATGAGTATGACGTAATCGCAGCCCCGAACCTGAACGGGGATTATGTCTCAGATGCCCTGGCAGCCCAGGTGGGGGGGCTGGGACTCTCTCCCGGGGCCAACATGGGCGAGGAAATTGCCTTTTTTGAGGCCACCCACGGCACGGCGCCAAAGTATGCAGGTCTTGACAAGGTTAACCCGGGGTCACTCATCCTTTCGGGCGTAATGATGCTCGAGCATATGGGGTGGAACGAGGCGGCCGGGAAAATAACCCGGGCCCTTGAACAGACCATATCCGAAAAAATAGTCACCTATGACCTTGCCCGCCAGATTCCCGGGGCCGTGGAGGTGAAGTGCTCGGCCTTTGCAAGGGCCATATGTGACCGGATGGTTTAG
- a CDS encoding heat-shock protein Hsp33, producing MSKRYKIKTSCPQCGCSAVSNLSPEEIKARFGDVPNVEMECSECLEHYKTPMEEACPEWDKECRLKDE from the coding sequence ATGAGCAAGCGATACAAAATAAAGACATCCTGTCCCCAGTGCGGCTGCAGCGCCGTGTCAAATCTTTCCCCAGAGGAGATCAAGGCGAGATTTGGAGATGTTCCCAATGTGGAGATGGAGTGCAGCGAGTGCCTGGAACATTACAAAACGCCAATGGAAGAGGCCTGCCCGGAATGGGACAAGGAATGTAGATTAAAGGATGAGTAA
- the cooS gene encoding anaerobic carbon-monoxide dehydrogenase catalytic subunit yields the protein MNKKDDKNTKTMMDPKDCTACDSTAQMITKARKDGVVLAFDRAEDMKPCPIGADSACCKNCFMGPCRLNARDPYKKVGVCGATIDTIMARNFARAVASGAAAHTDHGMAMLELFRDVVNGKILDYEIKDSFKLHSVAKSLDIETEGRSDQDISTDLYKELERTYTQVDGEMPFVKRVPKGTLETWRKLGIVPRGAMREIMEMMHRTHIGVDQHYENITKQANRTALSDGWGGSMVATEISDILFGTPSPVEVGVNMGVLKEKMVNIIIHGHEPNLFESMVVSVASPTLVQAAKDAGADGINLVGMCCSGAEMMSRHGIPHAGNFSSTEAILVTGAVDTMAVDIQCIKQGLAEVAKCYNTPLITTNTRAHIEGAVHIEFNDHLPMECTDEIVIKAISRFKNRVHPIEIPKEVKTGIQGFSHEYVQYMLGGTFRGGYAPLNENIINGRIRGVAGVVGCTNPRTKQDDSHIQLVKELIKNDVLVLLTGCAQIAIAKAGLASPEAAHYAGPGLREVCETVGMPPVLGLGSCVDNSRILIAASAMVAQGGLGDSIADLPVAGAAPEYMSEKAISIGHYFVASGVYTVFGVTFPIVENTKFHNLLFNGLEEQGLGKWGFDKDPIEMARKMIAHIDKKRKELGIDQARERVLVGMDDRRQL from the coding sequence ATGAATAAAAAAGATGATAAAAATACAAAAACCATGATGGACCCCAAGGATTGCACAGCCTGTGATTCCACGGCCCAGATGATTACCAAGGCCAGAAAAGACGGGGTGGTCCTTGCTTTTGACCGGGCCGAGGATATGAAGCCCTGTCCCATTGGGGCCGATTCTGCCTGTTGCAAAAATTGTTTCATGGGACCCTGTCGATTGAATGCCCGTGATCCTTATAAAAAGGTGGGGGTATGTGGCGCCACCATTGATACCATTATGGCGAGAAACTTTGCCAGGGCCGTAGCATCCGGAGCTGCAGCCCATACGGATCACGGCATGGCCATGCTTGAACTCTTCCGTGATGTCGTGAACGGTAAGATCCTGGATTACGAGATCAAGGACAGTTTTAAACTCCACAGTGTTGCCAAGTCCCTGGACATTGAAACCGAAGGAAGGAGCGACCAGGATATCTCAACCGATCTTTACAAGGAGCTTGAACGAACCTACACCCAGGTGGACGGCGAGATGCCATTTGTAAAAAGGGTCCCCAAGGGAACCCTTGAGACCTGGCGGAAACTTGGCATTGTTCCCCGGGGGGCCATGCGGGAGATCATGGAGATGATGCATCGTACCCACATTGGGGTTGATCAGCACTACGAGAACATCACCAAACAGGCAAACAGAACAGCCCTGTCCGACGGCTGGGGTGGCTCCATGGTTGCCACCGAGATTTCAGACATTCTCTTTGGTACCCCTTCTCCAGTCGAAGTGGGGGTGAACATGGGGGTTCTCAAGGAGAAGATGGTCAACATCATCATTCACGGCCATGAACCCAACCTGTTTGAGTCCATGGTGGTTTCCGTGGCAAGCCCCACCCTGGTCCAGGCGGCCAAGGATGCAGGGGCCGACGGCATCAACCTGGTGGGCATGTGCTGCTCGGGCGCTGAAATGATGTCCCGTCATGGAATTCCCCATGCCGGCAACTTCTCGTCCACAGAGGCGATTCTGGTCACCGGGGCCGTGGATACCATGGCCGTTGATATCCAGTGTATCAAGCAGGGGCTTGCGGAAGTTGCAAAGTGTTACAATACGCCCCTGATCACCACCAACACCCGGGCCCACATTGAGGGGGCTGTTCATATCGAATTTAACGACCATCTTCCCATGGAGTGTACGGATGAGATCGTTATCAAGGCAATCTCAAGGTTTAAGAACCGGGTGCATCCCATCGAGATCCCCAAAGAGGTGAAAACAGGCATCCAGGGATTCAGCCACGAGTACGTCCAGTACATGCTCGGCGGGACCTTCAGGGGCGGGTATGCCCCCCTTAATGAGAACATTATCAACGGCAGAATCCGCGGTGTTGCAGGTGTTGTGGGCTGTACAAACCCCAGGACCAAGCAGGATGATTCCCACATCCAGCTTGTAAAAGAGCTGATCAAGAACGATGTGCTGGTGCTGTTGACCGGCTGCGCACAGATCGCCATTGCAAAGGCCGGCCTTGCCTCGCCAGAGGCTGCCCACTATGCGGGACCGGGTTTGAGGGAGGTTTGTGAAACCGTAGGCATGCCGCCTGTCCTCGGGCTTGGATCCTGCGTGGACAACTCACGAATCCTGATTGCGGCCTCGGCCATGGTGGCCCAGGGCGGGCTTGGAGACTCCATTGCAGACCTGCCCGTTGCAGGGGCAGCGCCTGAGTACATGAGTGAAAAGGCCATTTCCATTGGGCACTATTTTGTGGCATCGGGTGTTTATACCGTTTTTGGCGTCACCTTTCCCATTGTGGAGAATACCAAGTTCCACAACCTTCTCTTTAACGGGCTTGAAGAGCAGGGGCTTGGGAAATGGGGATTTGATAAGGATCCCATTGAGATGGCAAGAAAGATGATCGCCCATATTGACAAGAAGCGAAAGGAGCTTGGCATTGACCAGGCAAGGGAGCGGGTGCTTGTGGGTATGGATGACAGACGGCAGCTTTAA
- a CDS encoding citrate/2-methylcitrate synthase — MDEFECTPTLNTGLRGVEVASTRISQVDAKAGKLIYRGYLVAELAKNASFEEVVFLLLYERLPKAKELEDFSGRLKVKRALSPSLVAFLKSVQPTVNPMDVLQAGVALLVQGDPGAGDNTMASTLVSAEHLVAGIASLIAAWDRIRKGLEPVVPDDSLGHAENFLYMLTGRKPEPETTRFFDTALVLHAEHSFNASTFTARQVASTRAHIYAAVSAAIGSLSGELHGGANVRVMEMLKAIKAVENIDAYVNDALDAGKKIMGLGHAVYQVDDPRAAILAPMSKRMGEMVNQTLWYDISTRLEQTAKQRFKEKKGSDIFVNVDFYSASLFYAMGIPMDLFTPVFALARVPGWAAHVIEEKFATSAPAPALYRPGAAYVGDYCGPDECSFVDLDQR, encoded by the coding sequence ATGGATGAGTTTGAGTGCACGCCCACACTGAATACCGGTTTAAGGGGAGTTGAGGTGGCAAGTACCCGGATCAGCCAGGTGGATGCCAAGGCCGGTAAGTTGATCTACCGGGGCTATCTTGTGGCTGAACTTGCCAAAAACGCCTCGTTTGAGGAGGTTGTGTTTCTGCTTCTTTACGAGAGGCTTCCTAAGGCAAAGGAGCTTGAGGACTTTTCCGGGCGACTGAAGGTCAAACGGGCACTTTCGCCGTCCCTGGTGGCGTTCTTGAAGAGTGTTCAACCCACCGTAAACCCCATGGATGTTCTCCAGGCAGGGGTGGCTCTGCTGGTTCAGGGGGACCCGGGTGCAGGGGACAACACCATGGCGTCAACCCTTGTAAGTGCCGAACACCTGGTGGCGGGGATTGCCTCCCTGATTGCGGCCTGGGACCGGATCAGAAAAGGCCTGGAGCCGGTTGTTCCAGACGACAGCCTGGGCCATGCCGAGAACTTTCTTTACATGCTCACTGGCAGGAAGCCCGAGCCTGAGACCACCCGGTTTTTTGATACGGCCCTGGTGCTCCATGCCGAGCATTCATTTAATGCCTCAACCTTTACGGCCCGGCAGGTGGCATCCACCCGGGCACACATCTATGCTGCGGTGTCCGCCGCCATTGGATCCTTGTCTGGAGAACTCCACGGTGGCGCCAATGTTCGTGTAATGGAGATGCTCAAAGCCATCAAAGCGGTTGAAAACATAGACGCCTATGTCAATGATGCCCTTGATGCCGGTAAAAAGATCATGGGTCTCGGCCATGCCGTGTACCAGGTGGATGATCCCAGGGCCGCCATTCTTGCCCCCATGTCAAAACGGATGGGTGAAATGGTGAACCAGACCCTGTGGTATGATATTTCCACCAGACTCGAACAGACGGCAAAACAACGGTTCAAGGAGAAAAAGGGGAGTGATATCTTTGTAAATGTTGATTTTTACAGCGCTTCGCTCTTTTATGCCATGGGAATCCCAATGGATCTGTTTACCCCTGTTTTTGCCCTTGCAAGGGTTCCTGGCTGGGCTGCCCATGTGATCGAAGAAAAATTTGCAACCTCGGCCCCGGCCCCTGCCCTTTACCGGCCCGGGGCGGCCTATGTCGGAGACTATTGCGGACCTGACGAATGTTCGTTTGTTGATCTGGACCAGCGATAG
- a CDS encoding rubredoxin-like domain-containing protein gives MKRWKCTICNYVHEGDAPPEKCPICNAPASKFVEIEPAPAEAVPDAPPARPAPVTILDKIKAFMVKHHLHPVSVHFPNGLLPVVVTFFILSLVFNSASMAKAGFYNLVFILLSLPLVLVAGYVEWEKKYNRALTTLFQIKIVAAAITTVLCLVSTVWFLFQPDVVSSSNAGIFIAINIVMLASAGIAGFIGGKLVFKD, from the coding sequence ATGAAACGATGGAAATGTACGATCTGCAACTATGTTCACGAGGGGGATGCACCGCCTGAAAAATGTCCCATCTGCAATGCACCTGCCTCAAAGTTTGTGGAGATCGAACCGGCACCGGCAGAAGCAGTACCCGATGCCCCTCCTGCCAGGCCTGCTCCAGTGACAATCCTTGATAAAATAAAGGCGTTTATGGTCAAGCACCACCTGCACCCGGTCTCGGTTCATTTTCCCAACGGACTTTTGCCCGTTGTGGTGACTTTTTTTATTCTTTCCCTTGTGTTTAACAGTGCAAGCATGGCCAAGGCAGGATTCTACAACCTGGTATTTATACTTTTATCCCTTCCCTTGGTGCTTGTTGCAGGGTATGTGGAGTGGGAAAAAAAATATAACCGCGCCCTGACGACCCTGTTCCAGATAAAGATCGTTGCTGCAGCCATTACAACGGTTCTGTGCCTGGTCTCTACCGTCTGGTTTTTGTTTCAGCCGGATGTTGTTTCGTCCTCCAACGCCGGGATTTTTATTGCGATAAATATTGTGATGCTCGCCTCTGCCGGTATTGCCGGATTCATTGGCGGGAAACTGGTGTTTAAAGATTGA